A genomic region of Photobacterium swingsii contains the following coding sequences:
- the glsB gene encoding glutaminase B: MKPTEELLAGILDEVRPLIGKGKVADYIPALAEVSPNKLGIAVCYNDGEIIQAGDSSECFSIQSISKVLSLTLAMTLYEPEEIWQRVGKEPSGHAFNSMIQLELENGIPRNPFINAGALVVSDLLHSRLSAPQYRMLEQVRELACNPHIIYDKVVASSEMQHSDRNASIAYLMRSFGNFENEVMPVLTNYFSYCSLRMSCVDLARTFSYLANKGLPLGAKKTIISQTQSKQMNALLATCGLYDGAGEFAYRVGMPGKSGVGGGIVAIVPGEMTICVWSPELDPSGNSLAGTAALELLAERIGRSIF, encoded by the coding sequence ATGAAACCAACAGAAGAGTTACTCGCTGGTATTTTGGATGAGGTTAGACCCTTAATTGGTAAGGGAAAAGTAGCCGACTATATTCCTGCCTTAGCCGAAGTTTCACCGAATAAACTGGGTATTGCCGTGTGTTATAACGACGGTGAAATTATTCAAGCAGGTGACAGTAGCGAATGTTTTTCTATTCAATCGATCTCCAAGGTGCTGAGCCTGACATTGGCGATGACCTTATATGAGCCAGAAGAGATCTGGCAACGGGTCGGTAAAGAGCCGTCGGGCCATGCGTTTAATTCGATGATCCAGCTTGAGCTTGAAAATGGTATTCCACGTAACCCCTTTATCAATGCGGGCGCACTCGTGGTGTCGGATTTACTGCACAGTCGTTTGTCTGCCCCACAATATCGCATGCTAGAGCAAGTGCGTGAGCTTGCCTGTAATCCGCATATTATCTACGACAAAGTCGTCGCCAGTTCGGAAATGCAGCATAGCGATCGTAATGCCTCTATTGCGTACTTAATGCGTTCATTTGGCAACTTTGAAAATGAAGTGATGCCAGTGCTCACTAACTATTTTAGCTATTGTTCGCTGCGAATGAGTTGTGTTGATTTAGCACGTACCTTCAGTTACTTAGCAAATAAAGGACTTCCTTTAGGCGCAAAAAAAACCATTATCAGCCAAACTCAGAGTAAGCAAATGAATGCATTGCTTGCGACCTGTGGCTTGTACGATGGCGCAGGGGAGTTTGCTTATCGTGTTGGGATGCCGGGTAAATCTGGGGTCGGTGGCGGCATTGTTGCTATCGTGCCGGGTGAAATGACGATCTGTGTATGGTCGCCAGAACTGGATCCTTCCGGTAACTCATTAGCGGGTACGGCAGCACTGGAATTACTTGCTGAGCGTATTGGCCGTTCAATTTTCTAG
- the hemW gene encoding radical SAM family heme chaperone HemW — MQVPPLSLYVHIPWCVQKCPYCDFNSHALKADIPELDYIDALLDDLDIDLAAYQLDSGVRPLHSIFIGGGTPSLISPPEIGRLLAGIQARIPFSDDIEITMEANPGTVEAGRFDAYRQAGVNRISIGVQSFQDEKLTRLGRIHGSDEAKKAALLATDAGLNSFNLDLMHGLPDQSLDDAMSDLKQAIAQNPPHLSWYQLTIEPNTLFYSKPPTLPDDDNLWDIFEQGHQLLADAGYVQYEISGYSKPGYQCRHNLNYWRFGDYLGIGCGSHGKVSFADGRIIRTVKVKHPRGYLNPTKPYLDQATEVALEDRPFEFFMNRFRLLEACPKQDFVDRTGLPLSAIAPTINWAIEQNFLQDQDDQWQITEHGKLFLNDLLAAFVAEDDE; from the coding sequence ATGCAAGTACCACCGCTTAGCCTATACGTTCATATCCCTTGGTGTGTGCAAAAGTGTCCCTACTGCGATTTCAACTCGCACGCCTTAAAAGCGGACATTCCCGAACTCGACTACATCGATGCACTACTTGATGATCTTGATATTGATTTAGCCGCTTATCAGCTTGATAGTGGTGTACGGCCGCTTCACTCAATCTTTATTGGTGGTGGCACGCCAAGCTTGATCTCACCACCGGAAATTGGCCGCTTATTAGCAGGGATCCAAGCGCGGATTCCATTTAGTGATGATATTGAAATCACCATGGAAGCCAACCCGGGCACCGTCGAGGCTGGGCGTTTTGACGCTTATCGCCAAGCGGGGGTAAACCGCATCTCTATTGGCGTGCAAAGCTTCCAAGATGAAAAACTAACACGCTTGGGCCGTATTCACGGTAGCGATGAAGCAAAAAAAGCAGCACTATTGGCAACCGATGCAGGCTTAAACAGTTTTAACCTCGATTTAATGCACGGCTTACCCGATCAATCGCTTGATGATGCAATGTCAGATCTCAAGCAAGCTATCGCTCAAAATCCACCGCATTTGTCTTGGTACCAACTGACCATTGAGCCGAACACCTTGTTCTATTCAAAGCCACCAACGCTGCCTGATGATGACAATTTGTGGGATATTTTCGAGCAAGGTCATCAATTGCTGGCTGACGCAGGCTATGTGCAGTACGAAATTTCAGGTTATAGCAAGCCAGGTTATCAATGCCGTCATAACCTTAACTATTGGCGTTTTGGTGACTACCTCGGCATTGGTTGTGGCTCGCACGGTAAAGTCAGTTTTGCTGATGGGCGTATTATTCGTACCGTCAAAGTAAAACACCCACGTGGCTATTTGAATCCAACCAAGCCCTACCTTGATCAAGCCACGGAAGTTGCACTGGAAGATCGTCCCTTTGAATTCTTCATGAACCGCTTCCGCTTATTAGAAGCCTGTCCAAAGCAAGACTTTGTCGATCGTACAGGATTGCCACTCAGCGCGATTGCACCAACCATCAACTGGGCCATCGAGCAAAACTTCTTACAGGATCAAGACGATCAATGGCAGATCACCGAGCACGGCAAGTTATTCTTAAACGACTTACTAGCCGCTTTTGTCGCTGAAGACGACGAGTAA
- a CDS encoding XTP/dITP diphosphatase has product MSKLVLATGNQGKVKEMATILADFGFNVVAQSDYNVSEVAETGTTFIENAIIKARHAAKETGLPAIADDSGLEVDYLKGAPGIYSARYAGENASDQQNIDKLLDAMQGVPAEERTARFHCVLVMMRHENDPTPLVCHGSWEGSILTETHGDNGFGYDPVFWVPEDQCASAQLEPMRKKQLSHRGKALQKLFAALKEA; this is encoded by the coding sequence ATGAGCAAACTTGTACTAGCAACAGGCAACCAAGGCAAAGTAAAAGAAATGGCTACTATTCTGGCTGATTTCGGTTTTAATGTGGTTGCACAAAGTGATTACAACGTCTCTGAAGTGGCTGAAACAGGCACCACTTTTATTGAAAATGCGATCATCAAAGCGCGTCACGCCGCCAAAGAAACGGGGCTACCCGCTATCGCCGATGATTCAGGCCTTGAAGTGGATTACCTAAAAGGCGCACCCGGTATTTACTCAGCCCGTTACGCGGGTGAAAACGCAAGCGATCAGCAAAATATCGACAAGCTTCTTGACGCAATGCAAGGCGTACCTGCAGAAGAGCGTACTGCGCGTTTCCACTGTGTGCTGGTGATGATGCGTCACGAAAATGATCCAACACCTTTGGTATGCCACGGTAGCTGGGAAGGTAGCATCCTAACGGAGACCCACGGTGACAATGGTTTCGGCTACGATCCTGTGTTCTGGGTACCCGAAGATCAGTGCGCATCAGCACAACTAGAGCCGATGCGTAAGAAACAACTGTCGCATCGCGGCAAAGCACTGCAAAAACTGTTTGCTGCGCTTAAGGAAGCCTAA
- a CDS encoding DUF4426 domain-containing protein, with amino-acid sequence MKKLFFLLSALLFSALPAQAEQLKNIGDLEVHYSSFPSTFLTPEVASTYRIQRSRYSAVVNVTVLDKNQQGKPAVTAVLSGTARNLLGNEKRLSFREIREGKAIYYIAEISHANEESLKFNIDVSQNGTNGSINFKQTFFVD; translated from the coding sequence ATGAAAAAGCTATTTTTTTTGCTGTCTGCGCTTTTGTTCAGCGCCTTACCAGCCCAAGCCGAACAACTCAAAAATATAGGCGATCTGGAAGTACACTATTCGAGTTTCCCATCGACCTTTCTCACCCCTGAAGTGGCCAGTACTTACCGTATTCAACGTAGTCGTTATTCAGCCGTCGTGAATGTCACCGTTCTAGATAAAAACCAGCAAGGGAAACCTGCGGTTACAGCAGTACTGTCTGGTACAGCTCGCAATTTGCTCGGCAATGAAAAGCGCTTATCGTTTCGCGAAATTCGCGAAGGCAAAGCCATTTATTACATCGCAGAAATTAGCCATGCCAATGAAGAAAGCTTGAAATTTAATATCGATGTCAGCCAAAACGGTACCAATGGTAGCATTAATTTTAAGCAAACTTTCTTTGTCGATTAG
- the yggU gene encoding DUF167 family protein YggU, with protein sequence MSQDAVARTGDDLIIRLYIQPKASRDQIVGLHGDELKIAITAPPVDGKANAHLAKYLAKQFKVAKGQVNIEKGMQGRHKQVRIESPKTIPDSVAPLLHS encoded by the coding sequence ATGAGTCAAGATGCTGTTGCTCGTACTGGTGATGATCTTATTATTCGGCTGTATATTCAGCCGAAAGCCAGCCGCGATCAAATCGTGGGTTTGCATGGTGATGAACTCAAAATCGCCATTACCGCACCACCAGTCGACGGTAAAGCCAATGCTCACCTTGCTAAATACCTTGCCAAGCAATTTAAAGTGGCGAAAGGGCAAGTGAACATTGAAAAAGGCATGCAGGGGCGACATAAGCAAGTTCGCATTGAAAGCCCCAAAACCATTCCGGACAGCGTAGCACCTCTATTACATTCGTAA
- a CDS encoding YggT family protein, whose translation MNAMAFLLNTVFDLYIMVVLLRVWLQWSRADFYNPFSQFVIKATQPIVAPLRRVIPSIGSLDLATLLLAYVLSVVKFLSLQMVVSGGNMMFSPDFLWVGALAMLKAAGGLLFWVLLIRAILSWVSQGRSPIEYVMHQLTEPLTAPIRRILPQMGGLDLSVLVLFIGLQFANFLMGDIIGPVWFQL comes from the coding sequence ATGAATGCAATGGCTTTTTTACTAAATACGGTATTTGACCTCTACATTATGGTCGTATTACTGCGGGTATGGTTACAGTGGTCACGAGCGGATTTCTATAACCCGTTCTCACAATTTGTGATTAAAGCGACGCAACCTATCGTGGCACCGCTACGCCGTGTTATTCCATCAATCGGCTCGCTAGATTTAGCGACTTTATTGCTGGCATACGTATTAAGCGTAGTGAAATTCCTTTCACTACAAATGGTAGTGAGCGGCGGTAACATGATGTTCAGCCCTGATTTCTTATGGGTTGGCGCATTGGCCATGCTAAAAGCAGCTGGTGGGCTATTATTCTGGGTACTTCTTATCCGTGCCATCCTTAGCTGGGTGAGCCAAGGCCGTAGCCCGATTGAATACGTGATGCACCAGTTAACAGAACCACTAACAGCGCCTATTCGTCGTATCCTGCCGCAAATGGGCGGTTTGGATCTGAGTGTGCTGGTACTATTCATTGGCTTGCAGTTCGCGAACTTCCTAATGGGCGATATTATTGGTCCGGTTTGGTTCCAACTATGA
- the proC gene encoding pyrroline-5-carboxylate reductase, whose product MEQRSITFIGAGNMAHSIIAGLVTSGYNANLITATAPSAERREPLARQYGIHTDHDNIRAAEHADVIVLAVKPQLMASVCEKLQGINFDNKLVISIAAGISAQRLNEMLACELKLVRVMPNTPSLIGKGMSGLYASAIVSQQDKAFAEQLMQAVGEACWVEQESGINAVIAAAGSAPAYFFLFMEAMQKEAINQGFDAETARMLVQQSALGAAEMVKANPETELSTLREQVTSKGGTTAEALRTFNEHQLSDTVAKAMRAAVSRAEEMEKLF is encoded by the coding sequence ATGGAACAACGCTCAATCACCTTTATTGGTGCGGGCAATATGGCCCACTCTATTATTGCAGGGCTCGTAACCAGTGGTTACAACGCCAACCTCATCACAGCCACAGCACCGAGTGCCGAGCGTCGAGAACCACTGGCGCGCCAATATGGTATTCATACCGACCACGATAACATCCGTGCCGCAGAACATGCTGATGTCATTGTTCTGGCAGTTAAGCCACAGTTAATGGCTTCTGTATGTGAAAAGCTGCAAGGTATTAACTTCGACAACAAACTCGTGATTTCAATTGCTGCGGGTATTTCTGCACAGCGATTAAATGAGATGTTGGCTTGCGAGCTAAAGTTGGTTCGTGTCATGCCAAATACACCTTCGCTAATCGGCAAAGGAATGAGTGGCTTATACGCATCGGCAATTGTTAGCCAGCAAGATAAAGCCTTCGCAGAACAACTGATGCAAGCTGTCGGCGAAGCTTGTTGGGTCGAGCAAGAGTCTGGCATTAATGCCGTGATTGCCGCTGCGGGCAGTGCCCCTGCCTATTTCTTCTTATTCATGGAAGCCATGCAAAAAGAAGCCATTAACCAAGGTTTTGATGCTGAAACAGCACGTATGCTAGTTCAGCAGTCAGCATTGGGTGCAGCCGAAATGGTGAAGGCTAACCCAGAAACTGAACTTTCAACCCTGCGTGAACAAGTGACTTCAAAGGGCGGTACCACCGCAGAAGCACTTCGCACATTTAACGAACATCAGCTGAGTGATACAGTAGCAAAAGCAATGCGTGCTGCAGTCTCTCGCGCTGAAGAAATGGAAAAACTTTTTTAA
- a CDS encoding YggS family pyridoxal phosphate-dependent enzyme, with protein MSSIKQNIEQVITQIASAAEKCGRDADSVQLLAVSKTKPIAAIDEAIAAGHCAFGENYVQEGVEKVQHFRTTPHADTLVWHFIGPIQSNKTRPIAEHFDWVHSIDRVKVARRLSEQRPSDSAPLNVLLQVNTSGEVSKSGLTFDELAGVAADIASMPNLVLRGLMSIPEKAHDYDSQLAAFQSLSDAMTTLQAEHPQLDTLSMGMSGDMDAAIAAGSTIVRIGTAIFGARDYPTNT; from the coding sequence ATGAGTAGTATCAAGCAAAATATTGAACAGGTCATCACTCAGATCGCTTCAGCAGCTGAAAAATGCGGGCGAGACGCCGATTCAGTGCAACTGTTGGCGGTGAGTAAAACAAAACCTATTGCTGCTATCGATGAAGCGATAGCAGCAGGCCACTGCGCATTTGGTGAAAATTATGTGCAAGAAGGTGTCGAGAAAGTGCAGCACTTTCGTACCACGCCACATGCGGACACCTTAGTTTGGCATTTTATCGGTCCAATCCAGTCAAATAAAACCCGCCCTATTGCAGAGCACTTTGATTGGGTTCATTCCATTGATCGCGTCAAGGTTGCCCGTCGCCTTAGCGAGCAACGTCCCAGTGATAGTGCTCCACTCAATGTCTTGCTGCAGGTAAACACCAGCGGTGAAGTCAGTAAATCAGGCTTAACCTTTGATGAACTCGCGGGGGTCGCAGCTGACATTGCTAGCATGCCAAATTTAGTCTTGCGCGGATTAATGTCGATCCCCGAAAAAGCGCATGACTACGACAGTCAACTCGCTGCGTTTCAATCATTGTCCGATGCAATGACCACACTGCAAGCCGAGCACCCTCAACTCGATACCCTTTCAATGGGAATGAGTGGTGACATGGATGCAGCCATTGCCGCGGGTAGCACCATTGTTCGTATTGGTACCGCAATTTTTGGTGCTCGCGATTACCCAACTAATACTTAG
- a CDS encoding type IV pilus twitching motility protein PilT has translation MDITELLDFSVKHNASDLHLSAGVPPIIRVDGDVRKLSLPALAHSEVHRLVFDIMNDAQRREYEEKLEVDFSFELPDVGRFRVNAFHQSRGSAAVFRTIPMNVPTLESLKVPDIFYDIAQLPRGLVLVTGATGSGKSTTIAALVDYINENYNRHILTIEDPVEFVHHSKRSLINQREVHRDTHSFQAALRSSLREDPDVILVGELRDQETISLALTAAETGHLVLGTLHTSSAAKTIDRIIDVFPGNDKSMVRSMLSESLRAVVSQSLLKCTSGGRVASHEIMMATPAIRNLIREDKVAQMYSMIQTGSASGMQTMDQSIKMLVAQGMVEAEEGRRVLDSAANRM, from the coding sequence ATGGATATCACCGAACTACTGGACTTTAGTGTAAAGCATAATGCCTCTGATCTGCATCTTTCTGCAGGGGTTCCACCAATTATTCGTGTTGACGGTGATGTACGTAAACTGAGTTTACCTGCTTTAGCGCATAGCGAGGTGCATCGTTTAGTTTTTGACATTATGAATGATGCACAGCGTCGTGAGTATGAAGAAAAGCTCGAAGTGGACTTTTCGTTCGAATTACCTGATGTAGGTCGCTTTAGGGTGAATGCGTTTCACCAGTCTCGCGGCAGTGCCGCGGTTTTTCGTACCATCCCTATGAATGTGCCAACGCTAGAGTCATTAAAAGTACCTGATATTTTTTACGATATCGCCCAGTTGCCGCGTGGCTTAGTGTTGGTAACGGGCGCAACGGGATCGGGTAAATCGACCACAATTGCGGCTTTGGTTGATTACATCAATGAAAACTATAACCGCCATATCCTGACGATTGAAGATCCGGTTGAATTTGTTCACCACAGCAAGCGTAGCTTGATTAACCAACGTGAAGTTCACCGCGATACCCACAGTTTTCAGGCTGCGTTGCGTTCATCGTTGCGTGAAGATCCCGATGTGATTTTGGTGGGTGAGCTGCGAGATCAAGAAACCATTAGCTTGGCGCTGACAGCGGCAGAAACGGGCCACTTAGTATTAGGAACACTGCATACCAGCTCAGCGGCGAAAACCATTGACCGTATTATCGATGTTTTCCCTGGTAATGATAAATCTATGGTGCGATCTATGTTGTCTGAGTCATTGCGGGCGGTGGTTTCACAAAGTTTGTTGAAATGTACCAGTGGCGGTCGTGTTGCCTCCCATGAAATTATGATGGCGACTCCCGCGATCCGAAACTTGATCCGCGAAGATAAAGTCGCACAAATGTATTCCATGATCCAAACCGGCTCAGCATCGGGGATGCAGACCATGGATCAAAGCATCAAGATGCTGGTGGCACAAGGCATGGTAGAGGCTGAAGAAGGCCGACGTGTACTTGATAGCGCAGCAAACAGAATGTAG
- a CDS encoding PilT/PilU family type 4a pilus ATPase yields MTLQDILDQMVANKASDLYITVDSPCLLKIDGQLQAVGDKLDRAGVDALFADALDSQLTHEFKTTREANFALVRNELRFRVSAFWQRELPGMVLRRIETQIPRLGDLSLPIDMERMALAKRGLVLVVGATGSGKSTSMAAMTGFRNSQRSGHILTVEDPIEFVHQHDKCIVTQREVGLDTESYEVALKNSLRQAPDMILIGEIRTPETMEYAMNFAETGHLCMATLHANNANQALERILHLVPKERRDQFLFDLSLNLKCVLAQQLIPDAHGVGRHAAFELLINTPRVADLIRRGELHEIKDTMAKGTDSGMMTFDQSLFELFSDGKITEQDALHHADSANDLRLMIKKGDKFQKGNSSLEGVTVSFD; encoded by the coding sequence GTGACTTTACAAGACATTCTTGACCAGATGGTCGCGAACAAAGCCTCGGATCTTTATATCACGGTGGATTCGCCGTGTTTGTTGAAAATAGACGGTCAACTACAAGCCGTCGGTGACAAGCTGGATCGTGCGGGTGTGGATGCACTGTTTGCTGATGCTTTGGATTCTCAATTAACCCACGAATTTAAGACCACCCGCGAAGCCAATTTTGCCTTGGTACGTAATGAATTACGTTTTCGTGTGAGTGCTTTTTGGCAGCGTGAGTTACCGGGTATGGTGTTGCGTCGTATCGAAACGCAAATTCCTCGCTTGGGTGATTTATCACTTCCCATTGATATGGAACGGATGGCACTGGCGAAGCGTGGTTTGGTGTTGGTTGTTGGGGCAACGGGATCGGGTAAATCCACGTCGATGGCCGCCATGACTGGCTTTAGAAATAGTCAACGCAGTGGGCATATTTTAACGGTGGAAGATCCGATTGAGTTTGTCCACCAGCATGATAAATGTATCGTGACCCAGCGTGAAGTTGGGCTTGATACCGAAAGTTATGAAGTGGCGCTGAAGAACTCGTTGCGCCAAGCGCCTGACATGATTTTGATTGGTGAGATCCGTACGCCTGAAACCATGGAGTATGCGATGAATTTTGCCGAGACAGGCCACTTATGTATGGCAACCTTGCATGCTAATAATGCCAACCAAGCACTTGAGCGTATCTTGCATTTGGTGCCTAAAGAGCGTCGTGATCAGTTTTTGTTTGATCTGTCGTTGAACTTGAAATGTGTATTGGCACAGCAGTTGATCCCCGATGCGCATGGGGTCGGGCGACACGCCGCCTTTGAGCTTTTGATCAATACACCAAGGGTCGCAGATCTGATCCGTCGTGGTGAATTACATGAAATAAAAGACACCATGGCGAAAGGGACTGACTCGGGAATGATGACCTTTGATCAATCCTTATTTGAACTATTCAGTGATGGAAAAATTACTGAACAAGATGCGTTACACCATGCTGATTCAGCGAATGATTTGCGCTTAATGATCAAAAAAGGTGATAAATTCCAGAAAGGTAATAGTAGCTTAGAAGGAGTAAC